A stretch of Apostichopus japonicus isolate 1M-3 chromosome 9, ASM3797524v1, whole genome shotgun sequence DNA encodes these proteins:
- the LOC139973451 gene encoding PITH domain-containing protein 1-like, whose translation MSHGHSHGPCSDHAHEHEDPERGAMFSLYTKIDTTGVECLNERVDGSGKDVFKPWEDRLNIEKFVESDDDDVELLFNIPFTGNVKLKGIVVIGGEDDTHPSAMKLYKNRPHMTFDETSLQADQEFEMQPDRTGEIDYNVKVAKFNSVYHLSILFPRNFGAESTKVFYIGLRGEFMQAQRDAIVITAYEARANPADHKTNLLDGAQHQIR comes from the exons ATGTCACATGGACATTCTCATGGGCCATGTTCTGATCATGCACACGAACATGAGGACCCAGAGAGAGGTGCTATGTTCTCTCTTTATACAAAGATTGACACCACTGGAGTGGAATGTTTAAACGAGAGAGTTGACGGGTCAGGGAAAGATGTTTTCAAACCCTGGGAGGACAGACTAAATATTGAAAAG TTTGTTGAAagtgacgatgatgatgtagAACTCCTTTTCAATATTCC GTTTACTGGTAACGTTAAGCTGAAGGGTATCGTGGTTATTGGAGGAGAAGATGACACACATCCATCAGCTATGAAATT GTACAAGAACCGACCTCACATGACGTTCGATGAAACCAGTTTACAAGCAGATCAGGAATTTGAGATGCAGCCGGACAGGACGGGTGAAATTGATTATAATGTCAA AGTCGCTAAATTCAACAGCGTGTACCATTTATCGATTTTATTTCCGAGGAATTTTGGAGCCGAATCTACAAAGGTCTTTTACATTGGTTTAAGGGGAGAGTTCATGCAG GCTCAACGTGATGCCATTGTCATTACTGCTTACGAAGCTAGAGCCAACCCAGCCGATCATAAAACAAACCTATTAGATGGCGCCCAACACCAGATAAGATAA
- the LOC139973450 gene encoding uncharacterized protein → MAEPNSEATSIKDPTSTIPPEMIPLLAEIEASTEAGKFITLTVPIENESKPTVSTEQSSPGKSPHEGRYRKQKLHSSSKSRVKRKKMEIYVRQSKKFIYVGNQVKRWDQYRKELRIKNDEEFAKLLLDGFRKYTKVVQLVVGPTFGYPESVLGEDNSHSLHPLKKVDDENMSDSDDLTDYVDTVREGIESKEEGAEDGGGEDESEITGMEEDDLTQEGENNTTDQQPEEDKKD, encoded by the exons ATGGCTGAGCCAAACTCAGAGGCTACTTCTATTAAGGATCCAACATCAACAATACCTCCAGAAATGATTCCTCTCTTGGCTGAGATAGAAGCTAGCACAGAGGCTGGTAAATTCATAACGTTGACCGTTCCCATTGAAAACGAATCAAAGCCTACCGTCTCGACGGAACAATCTAGTCCCGGGAAGTCGCCCCATGAGGGACGTTACAGAAAACAGAAGCTTCACAGCTCTTCAAAATCACGAGTCAAAAGGAAAAAGATGGAGATTTACGTCAGGCAGAGCAAAAAGTTCATCTACGTGGGCAATCAGGTGAAACGATGGGATCAATACAGGAAAGAACTGAGAATCAAAAATGATGAGGAATTTGCTAAGCTTCTACTGGATGG ATTTCGGAAGTACACCAAGGTAGTTCAGCTGGTGGTGGGACCAACCTTTGGGTACCCCGAATCGGTTTTAGGGGAGGACAATAGTCACAGCCTCCATCCTTTAAAGAAAGTTGATGATGAAAACATGAGTGACAG TGACGATCTAACCGACTACGTGGACACAGTGAGAGAGGGTATAGAATCAAAGGAGGAGGGTGCAGAAGATGGAGGCGGAGAAGATGAAAGTGAAATCACTGGCATGGAGGAGGATGATCTGACTCAGGAGGGTGAAAATAATACTACAGATCAGCAACCAGAGGAGGATAAAAAggattga